Below is a window of Stappia sp. DNA.
CGCCGCCTCGATCCGCGCCCGCGCGGCGCGCCCCGGCGCATGCACCGAGGAGGCGTTGCCGCCCGTGCCCAGCATGTCGCGCATTGCGTCAGCCACCGCGGCGCGCAGGGGCGCGCCGGCGTTGTGGTCGAGATAGATGCCGGTTCCCGTCGTCATGCCGACGTTCCGTCTCCGTGTCGTCACATGCATCGCGACAGTCCGTGTCGCTGCGGATGTCGCGGCGTGGGGCGTCGCGACGCGGGGCACATTGGGTCGCGCTTGTCGCGCCTTTACGGGTCGCACGGGTTGCGCGTTTACGACAATGCGCGGACGCGCGCCGCCGGACACCATGGAATCCTTGCAATTCCGCGCGGATATCTGAAATAAGACGACGCTGAATGCCACGCTGGCACACGACGCCCCGCGCGCCTGGCGCGCGTCACCGCGAAGTTTCGAACGATTCTAAAGAAGTTGTAGGAACCGGGGGCATCCGAGTCAAGACGGGCTTACGCAGAACCCCGTAGTTTTGCCGCATTCCTGCGGCGTCCACGGCCCCGCGTGACAGATACGACGGACCCATAAAGGAACACGAGCCCCATGCACGAGGTCGTCCATGCCTGAAGTCATTTTCAATGGTCCCTCCGGCCGGATCGAAGGCCGCTTCCACCCGGCCAAGTCCCGCACGGCGCCCATTGCCCTGGTTCTGCATCTGCATCCGCAGTTCGGCGGCACGATGAACAACCAGATCGTGTATCAGCTCTATTACATGTTCGCGAAGCGCGGCTTCGCGGTGCTGCGCTTCAACTTCCGCGGCGTGGGCCGCAGCCAGGGTTCGTTCGACCACGGACAGGGCGAACTGTCCGACGCGGCCGCCGCGCTCGACTGGGTGCAGAGCGTGCATCCGGACGGGCGGGCCTGCTGGATCGCCGGCTTCTCCTTTGGCGCCTGGATCGGCATGCAGCTCCTGATGCGCCGGCCCGAGGTCGAGGGCTTCATCTCCGCCGCCCCGCCGGCGAACCTGCATGACTTCTCCTTCCTCGCCCCCTGCCCGTCCTCCGGGCTGATCATCAACGGCGACGCGGACAAGGTCGTTCCGGCCAAGGACGTGCAGAATCTGGTCGACAAGCTGAAGACGCAAAAGGGCATCGTGATCGATCACAAGATCATCCCCGGCGCCAACCACTTCTTCGAGTCGCACATGGAAGAGCTGATGGGCGAATGCGGCAGCTACCTCGACCGCCGGCTCGGCATCGAGACGGAAGTCGCCTGACCGGCCCGCCCGCGCCAACCGCTCAAACGAAAACGCCGGCCCTCGCACCGAATGCGGGGGCCGGCGTTTTTCGTTCGGGTCGGCAGATCCGGAAACGGGAGCGGATCAGTTCCCGGGCGTCCAGGCCTGATAGTCGCCGGTGACCTCGGGCCGGCTTTCCGGCGTCAGGATCGAGCCCTTCGGGCGATAGGCGCCGGGCGTTCCGGTCGGATTCGCCTCATGCGGCTTCTGCCAGGCGCGCGGCGCGTACTCCGTCTCGCTCGGCGGCGTTTCGACGCGGTGATGCATCCAGCCATGCCAGCCCGGCGGGATCATCGAGGCTTCCGCGAGATCCTTGTAGATCACCCAGCGCTTCTTGCCGCCGCGCTCCTTGTAATAGCTGTTGCCGAATTCGTCGGTGCCGACGAACTCGCCCTTGCGCCACGTAAAGAAGCGGGTGCCCCAGGTGGCACTGTTCCACCAGGTGAAGAACTGAAGAAGCAGGCTTTTCATCGACTGTCGGCCATTGTTCGAGACAGCATCGGCGCATCGCGGCATCCGCCCGCCATGCGCACATGTTCGAAAGAAGACGGTCACGCCCCCCGGCCCACGACACGGGGTCGCCGGGCGGCAGCCGGACACGGCCCGGCCGACGGGCGTTCACCGCCCCGATCCGGGCGCGCGGACTATGCCCGCCCGCGCCGGTCTTGTCCAGCCGCTCAGGCGCGCCGGCGGGGGTGAATGCGCGGCCCCGCCCCGCTCAGAGGATCCCCCGGCGATGGCGCACGCGCTTCACCTTGGCGAAGCTGCCGGGCCGCGCATCCGCCTGCAAAGGACCTGCCGGCGTCGGCGCGGCGTCGGCCGGGGCCGTCGCGACCGGCGCGCGCGGCTCCTTGGAAAGCGTTTTCGGGGCAAGCGCTTTCGGGGCCTGCGTTTCCGGCGCACGCGGACGCAGGGCGCTGTCGGGCAGAATGATGTCCGGGACCGCGGCGGGTGCGGCCGGCGCCCGCGCCGGCGAACGGGCCGGCCGCTCGCCGGTCAGCGCCCGCTGAGCGCCGAGTTGCTGCCACTTGCGCGCCTTGGCGTCGAGCATGTCGGCCACGCCGTCGATCACGTAGCGCCCCTGCTCCCCCATCACCAGCGGACGGTCGTCGCGCAGCGTCCA
It encodes the following:
- a CDS encoding alpha/beta hydrolase; this encodes MPEVIFNGPSGRIEGRFHPAKSRTAPIALVLHLHPQFGGTMNNQIVYQLYYMFAKRGFAVLRFNFRGVGRSQGSFDHGQGELSDAAAALDWVQSVHPDGRACWIAGFSFGAWIGMQLLMRRPEVEGFISAAPPANLHDFSFLAPCPSSGLIINGDADKVVPAKDVQNLVDKLKTQKGIVIDHKIIPGANHFFESHMEELMGECGSYLDRRLGIETEVA
- a CDS encoding NADH:ubiquinone oxidoreductase subunit NDUFA12 is translated as MKSLLLQFFTWWNSATWGTRFFTWRKGEFVGTDEFGNSYYKERGGKKRWVIYKDLAEASMIPPGWHGWMHHRVETPPSETEYAPRAWQKPHEANPTGTPGAYRPKGSILTPESRPEVTGDYQAWTPGN
- a CDS encoding response regulator, with the protein product MTRHYAYGLDISDLDVVVVDDSKPMQAILRSTLLGFRVRRVRTYDTADEAVEVMRLDPPNFVITDWRMRPTSGIALLRNLRQRRMAPLCFLPVIFVTAHGTRTVIDRILRDGAQNVLIKPVSPSALHERIAWTLRDDRPLVMGEQGRYVIDGVADMLDAKARKWQQLGAQRALTGERPARSPARAPAAPAAVPDIILPDSALRPRAPETQAPKALAPKTLSKEPRAPVATAPADAAPTPAGPLQADARPGSFAKVKRVRHRRGIL